In Streptomyces sclerotialus, one genomic interval encodes:
- a CDS encoding ABC transporter ATP-binding protein, whose amino-acid sequence MVAPPDNDVLWARGLHHAHGQSPALTGISLGVREGEILAVTGPRGSGKTTLLKCLSGQLVADSGEVWFHSHPVHTLSATSRERLRLDRFGWIGTEPRLVPELTAWENAALPLLVRGEGHRAAKQAAGEWLERLDVADCAKRRPAALDRAQQQRVSVARALATGPQVLFADEPTAPLHRADAAQVLRTIVNAARSHAFSVVLATQEAEAATLADRTLALLDGRRSGAAAAEGPAETEGREECSLSV is encoded by the coding sequence ATGGTGGCCCCGCCCGACAACGACGTTCTATGGGCTCGCGGACTGCACCACGCCCACGGTCAGAGCCCCGCACTCACCGGCATCTCCCTCGGTGTGCGCGAAGGGGAGATCCTGGCCGTCACCGGTCCGCGCGGCAGCGGCAAGACCACGCTCCTGAAGTGCCTTTCGGGGCAGCTCGTCGCCGACAGCGGCGAGGTCTGGTTCCACAGCCATCCGGTCCACACCCTCTCCGCGACCAGCCGGGAACGCCTCCGGCTCGACCGCTTCGGCTGGATCGGCACCGAACCCCGGCTGGTCCCCGAGCTGACCGCCTGGGAGAACGCCGCGCTGCCGCTCCTGGTGCGCGGCGAGGGCCACCGGGCGGCCAAGCAGGCCGCCGGCGAGTGGCTGGAGCGGCTGGACGTGGCGGACTGCGCCAAGCGGCGGCCCGCGGCCCTGGACCGGGCACAGCAGCAGCGCGTGTCCGTGGCACGTGCGCTGGCCACGGGGCCGCAGGTGCTGTTCGCCGACGAGCCGACCGCGCCGCTGCACCGCGCCGACGCCGCCCAGGTGCTCCGGACGATCGTCAACGCCGCCCGCAGCCACGCCTTCAGCGTCGTACTGGCCACCCAGGAAGCCGAAGCGGCCACTCTCGCCGACCGCACCCTCGCCCTGCTGGACGGCCGGCGCTCCGGTGCCGCCGCGGCCGAGGGCCCCGCAGAGACGGAAGGCAGGGAAGAGTGCTCGCTCTCCGTCTAG
- a CDS encoding aspartate aminotransferase family protein, with the protein MGNAITMSADASLTSTDKTAYDHLWMHFTRMSSYENAPVPTIVRGEGTNIYDDKGKRYIDGLAGLFVVNAGHGRVELAETAYKQAQELAFFPVWSYAHPKAVELSERLAHYAPGDLNKVFFTTGGGEAVETAWKLAKQYFKLTGKPTKHKVISRAVAYHGTPQGALSITGLPGLKAPFEPLVPGAHKVPNTNIYRAPLFGDDPEAFGRWAADQIEQQILFEGPETVAAVFLEPVQNAGGCFPPPPGYFQRVREICDRYDVLLVSDEVICAFGRLGTMFACDKFGYVPDMITCAKGMTSGYSPIGACIISDRLAEPFYKGDNTFLHGYTFGGHPVSSAVALANFDIFEREGLNKHVLENEGNFYSTLQKLHDLPIVGDVRGNGFFYGIELVKDKVTKESFNDEETERVLYGFLSKALYDAGLYCRADDRGDPVIQLAPPLIADQSVFDEIEQILRGVLTEAWTKL; encoded by the coding sequence CTGGGGAACGCGATAACCATGAGCGCCGACGCGTCTCTGACAAGCACGGACAAGACGGCGTACGACCACCTGTGGATGCACTTCACCCGCATGTCGTCGTACGAGAACGCACCGGTACCCACCATCGTCCGCGGTGAGGGCACCAACATCTACGACGACAAGGGCAAGCGCTACATCGACGGCCTCGCCGGCCTCTTCGTGGTCAACGCGGGCCACGGCCGCGTCGAGCTGGCCGAGACGGCGTACAAGCAGGCCCAGGAGCTCGCCTTCTTCCCGGTGTGGTCCTACGCCCACCCCAAGGCCGTCGAGCTCTCCGAGCGCCTGGCGCACTACGCGCCCGGCGACCTGAACAAGGTCTTCTTCACCACCGGCGGCGGCGAGGCGGTCGAGACCGCCTGGAAGCTCGCCAAGCAGTACTTCAAGCTCACCGGCAAGCCCACCAAGCACAAGGTCATATCCCGTGCGGTGGCCTACCACGGCACCCCGCAGGGCGCCCTGTCGATCACCGGCCTGCCGGGCCTGAAGGCCCCCTTCGAGCCGCTGGTCCCCGGCGCGCACAAGGTGCCGAACACCAACATCTACCGCGCCCCGCTCTTCGGCGACGACCCCGAGGCCTTCGGCCGCTGGGCCGCCGACCAGATCGAGCAGCAGATCCTCTTCGAGGGCCCGGAGACCGTCGCCGCGGTCTTCCTGGAGCCGGTGCAGAACGCCGGCGGCTGCTTCCCGCCGCCGCCCGGGTACTTCCAGCGCGTCCGCGAGATCTGCGACCGGTACGACGTGCTGCTCGTCTCCGACGAGGTCATCTGCGCGTTCGGCCGCCTCGGCACGATGTTCGCGTGCGACAAGTTCGGCTACGTCCCGGACATGATCACCTGCGCCAAGGGCATGACCTCGGGCTACTCCCCCATCGGCGCCTGCATCATCTCCGACCGCCTGGCCGAGCCGTTCTACAAGGGCGACAACACCTTCCTGCACGGCTACACCTTCGGCGGCCACCCGGTCTCCTCGGCCGTGGCGCTGGCGAACTTCGACATCTTCGAGCGCGAGGGCCTGAACAAGCACGTCCTGGAGAACGAGGGCAACTTCTACTCCACCCTCCAGAAGCTGCACGACCTGCCGATCGTCGGCGACGTCCGCGGCAACGGCTTCTTCTACGGCATCGAGCTCGTCAAGGACAAGGTCACCAAGGAGTCGTTCAACGACGAGGAGACCGAGCGCGTCCTGTACGGCTTCCTGTCCAAGGCGCTGTACGACGCCGGTCTGTACTGCCGTGCGGACGACCGCGGCGACCCGGTCATCCAGCTGGCCCCGCCGCTGATCGCCGACCAGTCGGTGTTCGACGAGATCGAGCAGATCCTGCGCGGCGTCCTCACGGAGGCCTGGACCAAGCTCTGA
- a CDS encoding Lrp/AsnC family transcriptional regulator has product MATRDRNGTPSIDSVSLAIIEQLQEDGRRPYAAIGKAVGLSEAAVRQRVQKLLDQGVMQIVAVTDPLTVGFRRQAMVGINVEGDVDPVAEALTGMSEVEYCVVTAGSFDLLIEVVCEDDDHLLDVINKRIRTLPGVRSTESFVYMKLKKQTYTWGTR; this is encoded by the coding sequence GTGGCCACTCGTGACAGAAACGGCACTCCGTCGATCGACTCCGTCTCCCTGGCGATCATCGAGCAGCTCCAGGAGGACGGACGCCGTCCGTACGCCGCGATCGGCAAGGCCGTGGGCCTGTCCGAGGCGGCCGTACGGCAGCGCGTACAGAAGCTGCTCGACCAGGGTGTGATGCAGATCGTCGCCGTCACCGACCCCCTCACGGTCGGTTTCCGGCGGCAGGCAATGGTCGGAATCAACGTCGAGGGCGACGTCGATCCCGTGGCAGAGGCCCTCACGGGCATGTCCGAGGTCGAGTACTGCGTCGTCACCGCCGGTTCCTTCGATCTGCTGATCGAGGTCGTCTGCGAGGACGACGACCACCTCCTGGACGTGATCAACAAGCGCATCCGCACGCTTCCCGGCGTGCGCTCCACCGAGAGCTTCGTCTACATGAAGCTCAAGAAGCAGACCTATACCTGGGGAACGCGATAA
- a CDS encoding gamma-aminobutyraldehyde dehydrogenase — MTTELRRLRNYIDGEFRDAADGRTTDVVNPATGEVYATAPLSAAADVDAAMAAAEAAFPAWRDLIPAERQKVLLKIADRFEERAEELIAAESENCGKPIALVRSEEIPPMVDQIRFFAGAARMLEGRSAGEYMEGLTSIIRREPVGVCAQVAPWNYPMMMAVWKFAPAMAAGNTVVIKPSDTTPASTVLIGEIIGGVLEELGHSKGVFNVVCGDRETGRLMVEHPVPAMASITGSVRAGMQVAESASKDLKRVHLELGGKAPVVVFEDTDIAKAVEEISTAGYFNAGQDCTAATRVLVQESIHDEFVAALAKAAADTRTGAVDDEDVLYGPLNNANQLQQVKGFIERLPAHAKIEAGGRQVGEKGYFFAPTVVSGLKQDDEIIQNEVFGPVITVQSFTDEDQATEWANGVEYALASSVWTKDHARAMRMSKKLDFGCVWINTHIPLVAEMPHGGFKKSGYGKDLSAYGFEDYTRVKHVMTSLDG; from the coding sequence GTGACCACCGAACTGCGTCGTCTGCGCAACTACATCGACGGGGAGTTCCGGGACGCCGCCGACGGCCGCACCACTGACGTGGTCAACCCGGCGACGGGCGAGGTGTACGCCACCGCCCCGCTGTCCGCGGCCGCCGATGTCGACGCCGCGATGGCCGCCGCGGAAGCCGCCTTCCCGGCCTGGCGCGACCTGATCCCGGCGGAGCGCCAGAAGGTGCTCCTGAAGATCGCCGACCGCTTCGAGGAGCGCGCCGAGGAACTGATCGCCGCCGAGTCCGAGAACTGCGGCAAGCCGATCGCCCTCGTACGCTCCGAGGAGATCCCGCCGATGGTGGACCAGATCCGCTTCTTCGCCGGTGCGGCGCGGATGCTGGAGGGCCGCTCGGCCGGCGAGTACATGGAGGGCCTGACCTCCATCATCCGGCGCGAGCCGGTCGGCGTCTGCGCCCAGGTCGCGCCCTGGAACTACCCGATGATGATGGCGGTGTGGAAGTTCGCGCCGGCCATGGCGGCGGGCAACACCGTCGTCATCAAGCCCTCGGACACCACCCCGGCGTCCACGGTCCTCATCGGCGAGATCATCGGTGGCGTGCTGGAGGAGCTCGGCCACTCCAAGGGCGTCTTCAACGTCGTCTGCGGTGACCGCGAGACCGGCCGCCTGATGGTCGAGCACCCCGTGCCCGCGATGGCCTCCATCACCGGCTCGGTCCGGGCCGGCATGCAGGTCGCCGAGTCCGCCTCCAAGGACCTCAAGCGGGTCCACCTGGAGCTGGGCGGCAAGGCCCCGGTCGTGGTCTTCGAGGACACCGACATCGCCAAGGCCGTCGAGGAGATCTCCACCGCCGGTTACTTCAACGCCGGCCAGGACTGCACGGCCGCCACCCGCGTGCTCGTCCAGGAGTCCATCCACGACGAGTTCGTGGCCGCGCTCGCGAAGGCCGCGGCGGACACCAGGACCGGCGCGGTCGACGACGAGGACGTGCTCTACGGCCCGCTGAACAACGCCAACCAGCTCCAGCAGGTCAAGGGCTTCATCGAGCGGCTGCCCGCGCACGCCAAGATCGAGGCGGGCGGCCGGCAGGTCGGCGAGAAGGGCTACTTCTTCGCCCCGACCGTCGTCTCCGGCCTCAAGCAGGACGACGAGATCATCCAGAACGAGGTCTTCGGCCCGGTCATCACGGTCCAGTCCTTCACCGACGAGGACCAGGCCACCGAGTGGGCCAACGGCGTGGAGTACGCGCTCGCCTCCTCGGTGTGGACCAAGGACCACGCCCGTGCCATGCGGATGTCCAAGAAGCTCGACTTCGGCTGCGTGTGGATCAACACCCACATCCCGCTCGTCGCCGAGATGCCGCACGGCGGCTTCAAGAAGTCCGGCTACGGCAAGGACCTCTCCGCCTACGGCTTCGAGGACTACACCCGCGTCAAGCACGTCATGACCTCGCTGGACGGCTGA
- a CDS encoding polyamine ABC transporter substrate-binding protein: MAGLSRRALLRGVGTVGFLAAVTGCGVPPAYVRAGERGAPDRSAADKSLTFANWPLYIDVDDHDEQKRPTLDAFERRTGISVTYTEEINDNDEFFGKISPALMNHQPTGRDLIVISDWMCSRYVRLGWVQEMDRDRQPHVAKYLDPLLREPAFDPGRKHCVPWQSGITGIAYHRRKLGREIKHTSDLWADDLRGRVTLLAGMDEAFALLMQGDGVDITRWTTDDFHTMTERIAALVRRKHIRRFTGNDYIKDLSSGDVLAAQAYSGDVIQLQADDPDIEFVVPEEGAELWSESLMIPNLAAHKRNAERLVDHYYEPEVAAELATWVNYVCPVPAARDVLASAKDKETAALAEDPLIFPDDGMRGRLAIARDISSAERPELSKEWNAIVGL; encoded by the coding sequence ATGGCTGGTCTTTCGCGGCGTGCGCTGCTCAGAGGTGTCGGTACGGTCGGATTCCTGGCGGCGGTGACGGGGTGCGGCGTACCGCCCGCGTACGTACGGGCCGGCGAGCGCGGGGCGCCCGACCGCTCGGCCGCCGACAAGTCCCTCACCTTCGCCAACTGGCCGCTCTACATCGACGTCGACGACCACGACGAGCAGAAGCGGCCCACGCTGGACGCCTTCGAGCGGCGCACCGGCATCTCGGTGACGTACACCGAGGAGATCAACGACAACGACGAGTTCTTCGGGAAGATCAGCCCCGCGCTGATGAACCACCAGCCCACCGGGCGCGACCTGATCGTCATCAGCGACTGGATGTGCTCCCGCTACGTACGGCTCGGCTGGGTCCAGGAGATGGACCGGGACCGCCAGCCCCACGTCGCGAAGTATCTGGACCCGTTGCTGCGCGAGCCCGCGTTCGACCCGGGCCGCAAGCACTGCGTCCCCTGGCAGTCCGGGATCACCGGCATCGCGTACCACCGCAGGAAGCTCGGCCGGGAGATCAAGCACACCAGCGACCTGTGGGCGGACGACCTGCGGGGCCGGGTGACCCTGCTGGCCGGCATGGACGAGGCGTTCGCGCTGCTCATGCAGGGCGACGGCGTGGACATCACGCGCTGGACCACCGACGACTTCCACACCATGACCGAGCGGATCGCGGCGCTCGTCCGCAGGAAGCACATCCGTCGCTTCACCGGCAACGACTACATCAAGGACCTGTCCTCGGGCGACGTGCTCGCCGCGCAGGCGTACTCCGGCGACGTCATCCAGCTCCAGGCCGACGACCCCGACATCGAGTTCGTGGTCCCCGAGGAGGGCGCCGAGCTGTGGTCGGAGAGCCTGATGATCCCCAACCTGGCCGCGCACAAGCGCAACGCGGAACGGCTCGTCGACCACTACTACGAGCCCGAGGTCGCCGCCGAGCTGGCGACCTGGGTCAACTACGTGTGCCCCGTACCGGCGGCACGGGACGTGCTGGCCTCGGCGAAGGACAAGGAGACCGCCGCACTGGCCGAGGACCCGCTGATCTTCCCGGACGACGGCATGCGCGGCCGGCTCGCCATCGCCCGGGACATCAGCTCCGCGGAGCGCCCGGAGCTCTCCAAGGAGTGGAACGCGATCGTGGGCCTGTGA
- a CDS encoding DUF2690 domain-containing protein, with translation MAGENSWVRRHGPETLLGAVIVAAVTTGLTVGIPLLADGGGAGSGAGAGPPAPSAAVPATAPPTCLLAECDGLDPKETRCAPDARTLADETAGSMRVEIRYSPSCRAVWGKLTGASVGDTIEIAVSPTKKQRKPVRTGRTQYTAMLPAGPAFSAQAVGTYVKGDPDRDIAPGYEVRIGADQSAVPQS, from the coding sequence GTGGCCGGCGAGAACTCATGGGTACGGAGACACGGCCCCGAGACCCTGCTCGGGGCCGTGATCGTGGCCGCGGTGACGACGGGGCTGACCGTGGGCATTCCCCTGCTCGCGGACGGCGGCGGCGCCGGGTCGGGCGCCGGGGCCGGGCCGCCCGCCCCGTCCGCCGCCGTGCCGGCGACCGCACCGCCCACCTGCCTGCTGGCGGAATGCGACGGGCTGGACCCGAAGGAGACCCGCTGCGCCCCTGACGCGAGGACGCTGGCGGACGAGACGGCCGGCAGCATGCGGGTCGAGATCCGTTACAGCCCCAGCTGCCGGGCGGTGTGGGGCAAGCTGACCGGCGCCTCGGTGGGCGACACGATCGAGATCGCCGTCTCCCCGACGAAGAAGCAGCGCAAGCCCGTGCGCACGGGGCGGACCCAGTACACGGCCATGCTCCCGGCCGGCCCCGCCTTCTCGGCGCAGGCCGTCGGCACGTACGTCAAGGGCGACCCGGACCGGGACATCGCACCGGGCTACGAGGTACGCATCGGCGCGGACCAGAGTGCCGTGCCGCAGTCCTGA
- a CDS encoding adenosine deaminase: MSDLDAFIAGLPKAELHVHHVGSASPRIVAELAARHPDSTVPTDPEALADYFTFRDFAHFIQVYLSVVDLIRDAEDVRLLTYEVARDMARQNIRYAELTVTPYSSTRRGIPDAAFVEAIEDARKSAEAELGVTLRWCFDIPGEAGLESAEETARIACELKPEGLVSFGLGGPEIGVPRPQFKPYFDRAIAEGLHSVPHAGETTGPETVWDALTELRAERIGHGTSSVRDPKLLAHLAEHRIPLEVCPTSNIATRAVRTLDEHPIKEMVAAGVLVTVNSDDPPMFGTDLNTEYGVAARLLGLDEAGLAALAKNAVEASFMDGPAKARLAAEIDTYTASWRR, encoded by the coding sequence TTGTCCGATCTCGACGCATTCATCGCGGGCCTGCCCAAGGCGGAGCTGCACGTCCACCATGTCGGATCGGCCTCCCCCCGCATCGTCGCCGAGCTGGCCGCCCGCCACCCCGACTCCACGGTGCCCACCGACCCCGAGGCGCTGGCGGACTACTTCACCTTCCGCGACTTCGCGCACTTCATCCAGGTCTACCTCTCCGTGGTGGACCTGATCCGCGACGCCGAGGACGTGCGCCTGCTGACGTACGAGGTCGCCCGCGACATGGCGCGGCAGAACATCCGTTACGCCGAGCTGACCGTCACCCCGTACAGCTCCACCCGGCGCGGCATCCCGGACGCCGCGTTCGTCGAGGCCATCGAGGACGCCCGCAAGTCCGCCGAGGCGGAGCTCGGCGTCACGCTGCGCTGGTGCTTCGACATCCCCGGCGAGGCCGGCCTGGAATCGGCGGAGGAGACCGCCCGGATCGCCTGCGAGCTCAAGCCCGAGGGGCTGGTCTCGTTCGGCCTCGGCGGCCCCGAGATAGGCGTACCGCGTCCGCAGTTCAAGCCGTACTTCGACCGCGCGATCGCCGAGGGCCTGCACTCCGTGCCGCACGCCGGCGAGACGACGGGCCCGGAGACCGTCTGGGACGCGCTGACCGAGCTGCGCGCCGAGCGCATCGGCCACGGCACCAGCTCCGTGCGGGACCCGAAGCTGCTGGCCCACCTCGCCGAGCACCGCATCCCGCTGGAGGTCTGCCCGACCTCCAACATCGCCACCCGCGCCGTCCGCACCCTCGACGAACATCCGATCAAGGAGATGGTCGCGGCCGGCGTGCTCGTGACGGTCAACAGCGACGACCCGCCGATGTTCGGCACGGACCTGAACACCGAGTACGGGGTGGCCGCGCGGCTGCTGGGGCTGGACGAGGCGGGCCTCGCCGCGCTGGCGAAGAACGCCGTCGAGGCGTCCTTCATGGACGGCCCGGCCAAGGCCCGGCTCGCCGCCGAGATCGACACGTACACCGCCTCCTGGCGCCGCTGA
- a CDS encoding DUF4190 domain-containing protein: MSDSQQPEPRDPWAPPPEGRETPRRPEAGTPGLPPYGMPVHDRPTTGAGFAVPAPPPAPGHAAAPGAPYGGGPQSGYGAPHAPQPYGSRPAPGAYGPQHPGAGTPGAARYGAGAPGGPGCPGIPGAGPYPTAGGPGAQAGRPGQPDNGMGVAALVLGILGIVSSLTLLFGVVLGVLGIVFGAIGRAKAGRGEATNGGMALAGLLCGVAGVLVSVLLIVAIIVGVSKGSDATPYDDYSDTYNAAPAAPGPAR; encoded by the coding sequence ATGTCCGACAGCCAGCAGCCCGAGCCGCGCGACCCGTGGGCGCCGCCGCCCGAGGGCCGGGAGACGCCGCGCCGGCCGGAGGCCGGGACGCCGGGGCTGCCGCCGTACGGCATGCCGGTGCACGACCGGCCGACCACGGGCGCCGGCTTCGCCGTCCCCGCCCCGCCGCCCGCCCCCGGGCACGCCGCGGCCCCCGGCGCCCCGTACGGCGGCGGCCCGCAGAGCGGATACGGCGCGCCGCACGCCCCGCAGCCGTACGGCTCCCGGCCGGCCCCCGGCGCGTACGGTCCGCAGCACCCCGGCGCCGGGACTCCGGGCGCCGCGCGGTACGGCGCGGGGGCCCCGGGCGGACCCGGCTGCCCGGGCATACCCGGCGCCGGGCCCTACCCCACGGCAGGCGGGCCCGGTGCGCAGGCCGGCCGGCCAGGGCAGCCGGACAACGGCATGGGCGTCGCCGCGCTCGTCCTCGGCATCCTCGGCATCGTCTCCAGCCTCACCCTCCTCTTCGGCGTCGTCCTGGGCGTCCTCGGGATCGTCTTCGGCGCCATCGGCCGGGCCAAGGCCGGGCGGGGCGAGGCGACCAACGGCGGCATGGCCCTGGCCGGACTGCTCTGCGGCGTGGCCGGCGTCCTCGTCAGCGTCCTCCTGATCGTCGCGATCATCGTCGGGGTCAGCAAAGGAAGCGACGCCACCCCCTACGACGACTACTCCGACACCTACAACGCGGCCCCCGCAGCGCCCGGTCCGGCCCGCTGA
- a CDS encoding NADAR family protein — protein sequence MTTEGSVADGPRSVAELCTALETGGKYKYVYFWGHTPRRDGALGASCFSQWWPAPFMVDGVRYATAEHWMMAGKARLFGDRQALQRVLRAGHPKQAKDAGRTVRGFDEETWQRRRYELVVEGSLHKFGQDAALRDYLLGTGERVLVETSPVDRIWGIGLTADDERAADPARWQGLNLLGFALMEARQRLAAERG from the coding sequence ATGACGACAGAGGGAAGCGTGGCCGACGGGCCGCGGTCGGTGGCGGAGCTGTGCACCGCGCTGGAGACCGGCGGTAAGTACAAGTACGTCTATTTCTGGGGGCATACGCCGCGCCGGGACGGCGCCCTGGGGGCGAGCTGCTTCAGCCAGTGGTGGCCGGCGCCGTTCATGGTGGACGGCGTGCGGTACGCCACGGCGGAGCACTGGATGATGGCCGGGAAGGCGCGGCTGTTCGGCGACCGCCAGGCGCTGCAGCGGGTGCTGCGCGCCGGCCATCCCAAGCAGGCCAAGGACGCGGGCCGGACGGTGCGCGGCTTCGACGAGGAGACCTGGCAGCGCCGGCGGTACGAGCTGGTGGTCGAGGGAAGCCTGCACAAGTTCGGGCAGGACGCGGCCCTGCGCGACTATCTGCTGGGCACCGGGGAGCGGGTGCTCGTCGAGACGAGCCCGGTGGACCGGATATGGGGCATCGGGCTGACCGCTGACGACGAGCGCGCTGCGGACCCGGCCCGCTGGCAGGGGCTGAATCTGCTGGGCTTCGCGCTGATGGAGGCCCGCCAGCGGCTGGCGGCGGAGCGGGGCTGA
- a CDS encoding gamma-aminobutyraldehyde dehydrogenase, which translates to MDQRFDVTERFAQGAQFIAGELRAGTSGRIQDVTDPATGEQVYRYELAGTADVDAAVEAARQALPGWAGATPGERSEALHRFAAVLDERTEEFAYAESLQCGKPIKLSREFDVPGSVDNAAFFAGAARHLEGRAAGEYSGDHTSSVRREPIGVVGSIAPWNYPLQMASWKVLPAVAAGNTIVLKPAEITPLTSVMYAQAAQAAGVPDGVINIVSGAGRDAGEHLVGHPDVAMTSFTGSTAVGKRVAELATATVKRLHLELGGKAPFVVFDDADLDAAVHGAVAGALINTGQDCTAATRAYVQRPLYDAFVSGVADLMATVRLGDPFDPATDLGPLISHAQRDRVAGFVDRARKYATVVTGGEAPGGELAEGAYYRPTLLTGAAQDSEAVQSEIFGPVLVVLPFDSDDEGIALANDTPYGLAASAWSRDVYRTGRAVREIKAGCVWVNDHIPIISEMPHGGYRASGYGKDMSAYSFEEYTQVKHVMYDITGVARKDWHRTVFGDRG; encoded by the coding sequence ATGGACCAGCGATTCGATGTCACCGAACGATTCGCCCAGGGGGCTCAGTTCATCGCCGGAGAGCTGCGCGCGGGAACGTCGGGACGCATCCAGGACGTGACCGACCCGGCCACCGGTGAGCAGGTGTACCGCTACGAGCTCGCCGGTACGGCGGACGTGGATGCGGCCGTCGAGGCGGCCCGGCAGGCCCTTCCCGGGTGGGCGGGCGCCACCCCCGGTGAGCGCTCCGAGGCGCTGCACCGCTTCGCCGCCGTACTGGACGAGCGGACCGAGGAGTTCGCGTACGCCGAGTCGTTGCAGTGCGGCAAGCCGATCAAGCTGAGCCGGGAGTTCGACGTGCCCGGCTCGGTGGACAACGCCGCCTTCTTCGCGGGCGCCGCGCGCCACCTGGAGGGCAGGGCGGCCGGCGAGTACAGCGGCGACCACACCTCCTCGGTCCGCCGCGAGCCGATCGGCGTCGTCGGCTCCATCGCGCCCTGGAACTACCCGCTGCAGATGGCCAGTTGGAAGGTCCTCCCGGCCGTTGCGGCAGGCAACACCATCGTCCTGAAGCCCGCCGAGATCACCCCGCTGACGTCGGTGATGTACGCCCAGGCCGCACAGGCGGCGGGTGTCCCGGACGGTGTCATCAACATCGTCTCGGGCGCCGGACGGGACGCAGGCGAGCACCTCGTCGGCCACCCCGACGTCGCGATGACCTCCTTCACCGGCTCCACCGCCGTCGGCAAGCGGGTCGCCGAGCTCGCCACCGCCACCGTCAAGCGCCTCCACCTCGAACTGGGCGGCAAAGCCCCCTTCGTGGTCTTCGACGACGCCGACCTGGACGCCGCCGTGCACGGCGCGGTGGCCGGTGCCCTGATCAACACCGGCCAGGACTGCACCGCCGCCACCCGCGCCTACGTCCAGCGCCCCCTGTACGACGCGTTCGTCAGCGGTGTCGCCGACCTCATGGCGACCGTACGGCTCGGCGACCCCTTCGACCCGGCCACCGACCTCGGCCCGCTCATCTCCCACGCCCAGCGCGACCGCGTCGCCGGCTTCGTCGACCGCGCGCGCAAGTACGCCACCGTCGTCACCGGCGGCGAGGCACCCGGGGGCGAGCTGGCCGAGGGCGCGTACTACCGGCCCACCCTCCTCACCGGCGCCGCGCAGGACAGCGAGGCAGTGCAGTCCGAGATCTTCGGCCCGGTGCTGGTCGTGCTGCCCTTCGACAGCGACGACGAGGGCATCGCGCTCGCCAACGACACCCCCTACGGGCTCGCCGCCTCCGCTTGGAGCCGCGACGTCTACCGCACCGGCCGCGCCGTCCGCGAGATCAAGGCCGGCTGCGTGTGGGTCAACGACCACATCCCGATCATCAGCGAGATGCCGCACGGCGGGT